The genomic stretch GATAGTCCGCCTTTTAAGTTGAGAGGAACAGGGCGAAGCCATGACACGTGCAACAGGGGTTCCAAAGGAATGCCCTAAATGATTATACGATTCGCCTGCTCTTTTTTTCGTATATCACAACGGTTACAATTGAAACAAGAACAAGAATGGAATTTGCGGCAATTGTTCCCGCCCAAGTCATAGTCGTGGTACCAAAAATGGGTGATGCTGCATTGAACATGGTGTGGAACAATATACACATAAACACACAGCCTTTTCCTGATATCTTGTAAATTGCCCCGTTGAAGAAACGAAACGCCATGAGTTGGACTGCAAACATCCAAAAGTTAATGAGTCCCTCTCCATGATTCGTCCCCGGAATGAAGAAGAGAGGGATATGCCATAAAGTCCAAATGATTCCAACAAAAACAGCAGATAAAACAAAGCCATATTTTTTGTCAAGCTCAGGCTGCAATATGTACATCCAGCCAGATTCCTCCATGCCACCGATAATAAGGTTACCAGGCAGGGATAGAAAGAACGTATAAAATGGAAGCACCATTTCTACGCGGCCCGAAACTGCAATATGTGTCAAAAAATACAGTGCAAGCCCTGCAACAACGAACAAATAGATAGATATGTTATTTTTGGCGTAAAAAACAGTTTTCAACCATTCCTTAAAATCCGCTATTTTATTATTTCTCTTCAGAACGATATATGAAGCAATAGCGGGTGACAAAATATAGATTGCAAATGGAATATTCATCCCGAATTGCTGTAGCGTGTGGACCCAATTGTGAACGGAATATCCAAATTGCCCAAGAGCAATCAAAGTACCTGACACAAGATAGGCTATGGCAAATGTCAATATCGTAAATTGTACTGTGATTTTTTTGTTTGTCACGATTTCATCACCTCACATTTTGAAGTATACATTAAATTTTTCCCGCCCTTCCCCATTTTGTTTTTCTAACCTCATTATACCACACCTTACCACAAGCTGGAAATTTTCGTTTTTAAAAAAAGTCATTATCTACGCTACCGGCAAGAGCAGCGGTAAATGGGGACAGCAGTTAGATATCCATTACAACTCCATTACAATTAGGTCAGTGTGGTTGAACTACCGGGTATGAATGGAACAAACAGCAAATCGGCATAGTCAAGACTGACTATGCCGTGTGCTTTAAAATACTTTTTTATTGAAGGGGCGCAGGCCTC from Lacrimispora sphenoides JCM 1415 encodes the following:
- a CDS encoding CPBP family intramembrane glutamic endopeptidase; its protein translation is MTNKKITVQFTILTFAIAYLVSGTLIALGQFGYSVHNWVHTLQQFGMNIPFAIYILSPAIASYIVLKRNNKIADFKEWLKTVFYAKNNISIYLFVVAGLALYFLTHIAVSGRVEMVLPFYTFFLSLPGNLIIGGMEESGWMYILQPELDKKYGFVLSAVFVGIIWTLWHIPLFFIPGTNHGEGLINFWMFAVQLMAFRFFNGAIYKISGKGCVFMCILFHTMFNAASPIFGTTTMTWAGTIAANSILVLVSIVTVVIYEKKSRRIV